Sequence from the uncultured Flavobacterium sp. genome:
ATTTTGAATGTTGCAATGGGAGGAAATCTGGGCGGTAATATTGATCCTGCTTTTACACAATCTTCGATGGAGGTTGATTATGTTCGAGTATATCAATAGAATACAAATTAATTAGTAAGAATGAAGTAAGAAGGTCAGTTTAAGGCTGGCCTTCTTAATTTTTAGCAATTTAAAAACGACATTATGCAAAAAGTAATTGTATTATTATTGATTACCAGTCTTGGTTTTGCACAGGAAGTAAAACGGAAACTAGTCTGGGAAGAAAATTTTAATAAAAAGGAAGTAAACGAATCAGATTGGAATTTTGAAATCGGAGATGGTTGTCCCAATCTTTGTGGTTTCGGAAACAATGAAAGACAGATTTACACCAAAACAAATCACGAATTTAAAGATGGAAATTTAGTTATCGAAGCCAGAAAAGAAGGCGATAAATACACATCAACAAAAATAACCACAAAAGGAAAAAAAGAATTTCTATATGGCCGAATAGAAGCCAGAGCAAAATTGCCAATAGGTCACGGTTTATGGCCAGCATTCTGGATGTTAGGCGCTAATATTGATGCCGTAAAATGGCCAAAAGCCGGAGAAATAGACATTCTGGAATACATTGGACGAGATCCGCACATGGTTTATACAACCTTGCACACACAAGATAGCCACGGAAACACAATTAATACAAAAAGAACCCCTTTTCCTGCCATAGAAGAAGGATATCATGTATATGCGATAGAGTGGACAAAAGACAAAATTGATTTTTTTGTAGACAAAACTTTAGTTTATACCTTCAATCCACAAGTTAAAAACGAAGACACCTGGCCATTCGATAAACCATTCTATATTATCCTAAATTTGGCCATAGGGGGAAATTTTGGAGGTCCTGAAGTAGATGATAAAGTACTTCCACAGAAATATTATATCGATTATGTACGTGTTTATCAATAAAAAAAGAATAGTTTAAAATGTTGTAATTTAAAACAGATGTAGAATGCTTAAGTCTTTAATTGTAAGTTATTTACATCTGTTTTTTGCTGTTAAAAATATGCGTGATTTTAAGTATTTTTAGCTATTTACAAGCAAAATTTAAGTTTATTTTATAAATGTTAACGTTTTCTTTTAATTATTATTTCTTTTATTTGTTTTTTAAAACATTTATTTGTTAAATTTGGTCACGATATTAACATAACTTAAAAAAGGATACGCCTATACAATAAAACTACTTTTTAGAAAAAATTACTTACGAATTTTATACAGAAACTAAAAAGGTAGTATTATGGCTGATCTGCATATTCCAGACGCTCTATTAGTAAAAAATTATGTCGAAGGCAACGAATCTGCTCTTGGTACATTAATAAAGAGACACGAATCTAAGATATATGGTTTTATATATTCTAAGATCGCTGATAGAGATATTTCAAACGATATTTTTCAAGACACTTTTATTAAGGTAATCAAAACCTTAAAAAGTAATTCCTATAACGAAGAAGGTAAATTTTTGCCTTGGGTAATGCGTATTTCTCACAATCTAATTGTAGATCACTTTCGCAAGACCAAAAAAATGCCAATGTACAGAGAGACAGAAGAGTTTTCGATCTTTTCTATAATGTCTGATGATTCATTGACAATAGAAGGTAAAATGATTGTTGATCAGGTCGAAATTGACTTAAAAAAGTTAATTGAAGAATTACCGGATGATCAAAAAGAAGTATTAGTAATGCGTATGTATCAAGATATGAGCTTCAAGGAAATATCTGAATTAACAGACGTTAGCATTAATACAGCATTAGGAAGAATGCGTTATGCGCTAATGAATTTGAGAAAAATAATCGACAAACATCAAATTATTTTGACCAACTAATACTATTTTGAATATTAGCTCGTTATACTATTATAAAACATTTTCATAGTATGGCGAAAATTTACTCGAAAAAGGCATTAGCTTCTAAAGATTTAAAACCTAAAAAGGAAGTTGTTTCTTTCTTGCTTAGTTATTCACAAGCATTAACAATTGTGAAAATCGAAGATAAAAGTTTTGAAATTATAGCTAATTAAACAGCCCACTACTTTGGTCGGATGTTTATTTCGAAAGAAAAACCAAATGGTCGTTTTGGTTGAAAGCTCACTATTTGTATGCAAATACAGGTAGTGAGTTTTTTTTATGCAGTAATCTTACGCATTTTGTATTTATCTTCAGTAAATGAAATCTATTCTATTGGCCTGACTACTTGGTTATTAAGTTCTTCTTTTGCGATCGATATGTTAAATTTTAATATTTTGTTCGCATTTTGTTTATTTATTCAATAATTAGTTTTATTTTGGTTAAAAAATAATTTTTTATTCAAGTAAATTGCTTAATTGAGGAGTTTTTCGTATTAAAAAGTTTGAATTTGTAATAAAATACCAATAATAAAGCCAAAAACCAAAATTTTAACCAATAACCAGATGATCTATGAAGAAAAATTACACTAATTTATTTTGTTTTATTTGTTGAGCATGACCACGTTGCCCAAAAAAGTATAAAAAACTAATGGCGTTTTTGTACTAAATATTTATTGTAGACAAAAAAGAGAAATTTTGTTCTGCATCATAAATATTATTTGTTCCAAAACTATCTAATCACTCAGCAAAACCGAAAAAACATGAAAAATAACCTAATGATGTTATCATGTCTACTATTGATAAACATTGGAGCATTTGCTCAAAAAGACCAAGTAAAAGAAGCGCAATCTTTATTTGATAAAGGAAACAGCCAGGACGCTTTAGCAATTTTAACCAAAACAGAATACCTTATTCTGAATGCATCTGACGAAGATAAATCTGATTTTTACTTTCTAAAAGGAAATGTATTAAAAGATTTAGCCGTAAAAAACATAGATGCAGCAAACAATTTCACACTCGCATCGCAATCTTATCAGGACGTATTTTTGTATGAAAATGAATCAGGTAAATTCAAATTTACTGTGAAAGCTAATAACGCGCTAAAACAAATGAAATCAAGTCTGGTAAATGGCGCCATGGCTGATTTTAATGCAGGTAAATTCAAAGAAAGTGCAGAGAAAAGTTACAAAGTTTATTTGTTTGATAAAAAAGACACATTAAATCTGTATAACGCCGCTGCATCATCTGTAAATGCTAAGGATTACGACTCAGCAACTAAATATTATGAAGCCTTAAAAAAGATTAATTTCTCAGGAAAAGCACTTTTATATCTAGCTTTTAATAAGAAAACAAAAGAAGAAGATATTTTTATTTCGCCAAAAGCAAGAGAATCAGCTATTTTACAAGGATTGTACGAGAAACCAAGAACAGAAGCAGTTCCTTCTAAGAAACTTGAGGTTAATAGCAATCTGGCATATTGCTATATGGAAAGGAAAGATTACGCAAAAGCAGAATCAACCTATAACTATGTTTTAGAACTAGATCCAAATTATATTGATGCTTATATCAATATGGCTTATCTGAAATTACAGATGAAAAAAGATTTAGCTGACGAAATTGCAACATTAGGAACTTCGGCTGCCGAAATGCAAAAATACGATAAGTTAAATGCCAGAAAAGACGACGTTGCCCGCAGTGCGATTCCGTATCTTAAAAAAGTGCTTTCAATTGAGCCTAAAAACGCAGATGCAACAAAAACACTATTAGGAGTTTACAGATCTTTGGACATGACAAATGAATACAATACACTGAAAAGTAGTATGTAAAAAATAAAAAGAAGCTGCTGAAAATTATTTTTTAGTAGCTTCTTCAATTATAGATTTCTTCCCAATAGTTTTAGTGATAATATCCTTGTCCAGACTCCACCCTCTTGCAGGCGAATATTCACGTCCGTACCAAATAATCTGAAGATGCAAATCGTTCCACAATTCCCTTGGAAATAGTCTTTTAGCATCTTTTTCAGTTTGCGTGACATTCTTACCATTCGACAAATTCCATCTGTACATCAATCTGTGAATATGCGTATCAACCGGAAAAGCAGGAACGCCAAAAGCCTGAGACATCACCACACTTGCCGTTTTATGTCCAACAGCCGGTAATTCTTCAAGAGCCTCAAAACTCTGCGGAACTTCACCATTATGTTTATCAATCAAAATATGCGACAAACCATGAATTCCCTTCGATTTCATAGGCGATAAACCACAAGGACGAATAATTTCTTTAATTTCTTCCACAGACATTTTAATCATATCATACGGATTATCAGCCTTTGCAAAAAGTAAAGGCGTAATCTGATTCACACGAACATCAGTACATTGCGCCGAAAGTAAAACCGCAATCAACAGCGTATAAGGATCTTTATGGTCAAGTGGAACGGGTATAGTTGGGTAGAGTTCTTTTAACGTATTTATAACAAATGTTACGCGAGCTTCTTTATTCATTTCCGTATTTTTAATCCTGTAAAAATAGCATAATTTTAATGATGTGCCTAATCCAGCTTTCCGTTACAACTCCTCATTGTGGCAATAACATTTTTAAGTATTTAAAAGAGCTTCCGTTGGTCGCTTTTTAAATACAAAAAATGTAAATTACCACAACTCCGGGGTTTTTACTTTAATCTGGGGCATGAAAACATCTACCTTTATTAATATAATTTGGTTGAACAATGAAAATTATAGTGACAGTTATTTTTATAATTATTTCGCAATTTAGTTTTGCACAAAATTGTAGTTGTAAAGAACAGTCACAATTAAATGAAATTATATCCTGCGAAAAAACAAGCTTTAAAAACGGAGCAAAAATTTACCGTCAGTTTAATTGTGATTCATCTTGGCTTGTTTTTGAAAGTAAAGCAAAAAAGAAAAAAATACTTTTTTCATTAGATAAAGATTTAATCGAGTTAACAGGAAGATTAGGTTATACAAGCTGGATTGAATATGATAACACATTCATGATCGAAAATCGCTTAGTTTCCGGGTGTTGTGATCCATTAGAGTATGTGTTATTTGATAAGAATAACGGAAGAAAAATTGCAGATCTTGGTCGGGAAATATATCATAGTGATAGTAAAAAATACCCTTATTTTGTTGCAATTGATTCAAAAAAGTCTAATTTTTTAAGTTTTTTAAATTTGACAACAAACAAGATTTTTAAAATTAATTTACCAAAAGGGAGAATAGAGAAAACCTTAAAAATTACTGATGGAATTTTTTCCGAGACCTTATTCAAAGAAGGAAAAATTAAAAATGGTTTTTTTGAGATTGAATATAGATATAAAACAAAAGACAAAGGAAAATGGTTGATTGGAGAAGTGAAAGTAGATTTAAATAAACAGATACTAATCTAAAATTAAAAAATATGACAACACTAAAAGCAGGTGATAAAGCACCAAATTTTTCAGGAATAGACCAAGAAGGCAAAACGCATAAACTAGCAGATTACGCTGGAAAAAAACTAGTAGTTTTCTTTTATCCAAAAGCAAGTACGCCAGGTTGTACAGCAGAAGCCTGTGATTTAAGAGATAATTTTGAGCGTTTCAAAGCTAATAATTATGAACTTCTGGGTGTAAGTGCAGACAGTCAAAAAGCACAAGAAAAATTCAAAGATAAATACGAACTTCCGTTTCCATTATTAGCAGATGAAGACAAATCTGTAATCAATGCATTTGGCGTTTGGGGACCTAAAAAATTCATGGGAAAAGAATACGACGGAATCCACAGAACAACATTCGTAATCAACGAAAACGGAATCATCGATGAGGTTATCGAAAAAGTAAAAACAAAAGAACACGCAGCACAGATCTTGAAATAGTATTTTTTGTTTCAGGTTTCAGGTTTTCTTTGTTTCAGGTTTTTAGCGTGTAATCTAGGCGTGTAATTTTACCGCAAAGCGCGCAAAGTTTTTTGTCCAGGATTCAGGTTAGTAAACACAAAGTTCGCAAAGCTTAATAAATACGAAGCGTTGCGAACTTTGCGATTTTATAAAACCACGCATAGGAAAAACTTAGCGCGCTTTGCGGTAAAATTTCACATGAATTTACAATCGTTTTTTACATGTAGAGGCGCACAGCAGTGCGTCTTCGTATTATGTTAGACGCACTGCTGTGCGTCTCTACGACAAAATATATTAAACAAAAAAAACAGAAGTTGCCTAAATAAAAAATCCGCATAAATCCGCGTTTTCGCAAAGCGAATCTGTATAATCCGCGTACCATTTACTACAATAAAAATCCCGCTAAGCTTAATCAACATAAAGCTTAGCGAACTTTGCGGTAAAATTTTTATTCATTTCAGAACCTGAAACATGAAACCTGAAACAAAAAAGTCCCAATTAAGGGACTTTTTTAATTCTAAGTATTTTGTTCTAATTCCTTCTGCGGATGATATCCAAAAAGGTGATGTTCTTTTATAATTTCGGCAATACCAGAAGGAAGCATATGTTCCCAACCAGTTTTTCCCTGATTGATCATTTTCAAAACCTCGCGAGAGAAAACCTCAAGATTATGCGGATCGTAATCAGCAATATCAACTACTTTTCCGTTGAATTTAAAGAATTTGTATAACTCTTTCATTCTTGGATGAACTTTTAAGTTAGTTGAATTCATAAGAACTCCGTTATCATCTAACATCGGATATAAGAAAACTTTCATATCTCTGTAGAATAATTTTCCAAAAGCTTCCAAAATTCCACCACTTAAGTGACGATAATATTTCTCATCAAAAATATCAACTAAATTGTTTACACCCATTGCTAATCCCATTCTGGCTTTGGTATAATTAGCAAAATATTCAACAACTTTATAATATTCCTGGAAATTCGAGATCATAACCGTTTGACCTAACGAACAAAGCAATTCGGCTCTGTCCATAAAATCGCGTTCATCAATTTCACCATCAGAACGTAAATTCGAAAGCGTAATCTCAAAAACAACCAAAGTATTGTCTTTTTCGACCTTATTTTCTTCGAGAAACATTTTAAGTGATTTCTCGTACATATCCATATTTACCTTCGTAACCGGACGGAAACTCCCTCTTAAAGCAAGAAGATTCTTTTTGTATAAAATGGCAGCCGGTAAAATATTTTTTCCTTCAGGATTAAACATTACGGCATCAGTCATTCCGTTTTTAACCAATTGCAAACTCATCAAACGATTATCAACATCAGCAAAACGAGGTCCTGAGAAGTTAATAGTATCAATTTCTAATTGGTCTTTGTCTAAGTGATCGTACAAATAACGAAGTAATCTTTTAGGATCGTTGTATTTGTAAAAAGCGCCGTAAATTAAGTTTACACCTAAAATTCCAAGCGTTTCCTGTTGCAGTCTTGCATCAGTTTCTTTAAAACGAATGTGCAGAATAATTTCATTATATGCTTCGTCAGGTTCAATTTGGTATCGAATTCCAACCCAACCGTGACCTTTAAATTGTTTGGCAAAATCTATAGTTGCAACCGTATTGGCATAACTAAAGAAAAGTTTAGTAGGATGTTTTTCTCTGCTTAAACGCTCTTCGATGATCTGACCTTCAAGAGTCAGCATTTTTTTTAAACGCTCTTCGGTTACATAACGGCCGTCACTTTCAATTCCGTAAATCGCATCACTAAAATCTTTGTCATAGGCAGACATCGCTTTTGCAATTGTACCAGAAGAACCTCCAGATCTGAAAAAATGTCTCACCGTTTCTTGTCCAGCGCCAATTTCAGCAAATGTTCCGTAGATATTTTCGTTTAAATTTATGCGTAAAGCTTTGTCTTTTATAGAAGGAATCTGTTCGATGACCTTGTCACCTTTGAGTTTTATTTCTGTACCCATTTTATTTTAAATAGATTTGTTACAAAGTTAGCAAATTAGGCTTCTAATGAAAGAGAAATAATCCTATTTTTGTAAAAAAAATAAGTTCAATTGAAGGTATATTTTTTAGGTACTGGTACATCACAAGGTATTCCGATTATCGGAGTCGATCATCCCGTTTGTAAAAGCACTGATGCTAAGGATAAAAGGCTCAGAGTAGCCATCTGGATTACATGGAACGAACATTCATACGTGATCGATTGCGGTCCTGATTTCAGGCAGCAAATGCTCTCGTGCGGATGCCGACATCTCGATGCAATATTATTTACGCACGAACACGCAGACCATACTGCAGGTTTAGACGATATTCGTCCGTTTAATTTTCGTCAGGGCGAAATTCCCGTTTATGCACATCAAAGAGTAATTGATAATTTGAAACGTCGTTTTGATTATGTTTTCGAAACCGTAAACAAATATCCGGGCGCTCCAAGTGTCAAAACCATCGAAGTAGTCAACAACGAACCATTTGCTGTTGGTGATAAAATGGCAATTCCTATAAATGTAATGCACGGAGATTTACAGGTTTTTGGATATCGCATCGACGATTTTGCTTATTTAACAGATGTTAAAACCATTGCAGAAGACGAAGTTAAGAAATTAAAAGGTCTTAAGGTTTTGGTTGTAAATGCTTTAAGAGTAGAACCGCACGATACACATTTTAATTTGCAGGAAGCACTTGATTTTATAAATTTGGTGCAGCCGGAAATTGCTTATTTAACACATATCAGTCACGTTTTAGGTTTTCATGAAGAAGTACAAAAACAACTTCCTAAAAACGTTTTCCTTGCTTACGACAATTTAGAAATTACAATTTAATTATACCACAGAAATGAAAAAATCCTTAATGCTTTACCTTTTTATCCTTGCAATATTAATGAATGTTTTTACTTATATGTTTTATAGCCGAGAAGTAAAATTTGAGCAAGAAAGATATGATAAAACGACCAAAAAGCTGAGAGACAGTATTAATTTAGTGACAACAAAACTGGCAGATGCAGATTATTTTTCGCTAGAACACAATGAAAATGCACAAAATTACTTTGATAATAGTGCTTCAGGCGGAAAAGTAATTTTATTCGAAAAATTGATTCCGGTTGTAACCGAAAAACTTTTAGATCTTAATTCAAATCCAAACGGAAATCCTTATACAGGACAAGATAAAATAGGTCCAAACAAATTTATCATCAACAAAATAAAAATCTTAAACCACAGATGGATTATTGCCGATTATAGTAATGGAGAATTATGGGGAGAAGTCTTGTTAAAATATTTTGTTGATCAGGATGAAAAGATTACTTTTGAAGTAAATCAGACTTGGTTATACCAAAAATAGGATCAAATAAGTTCTATTTTTAAGATAATCAACTAAAAAATAGAACTTATGAAAAAGATATTTTTGTTTTGCATACTTATAGGTCTTTCATTTTCTTGCGGAAAAAAAGTTTCAGAAGAAAATAAAACTCCGGATAAAAAAGTAGAAGCAAAACCCGTTGTTGTTGGAGGAGATTCTGACGCACATGGATGTAAAGCTTCTGCAGGTTATACATGGTCTACGCTTAAAAAAGAATGTATCCGTGTTTTTGAAGGTACAAAACTATCTCATGCAGAAGAAACAGGAAAAACTTATACAACAGCTGCTTTCGTAATTTTTGACGGAAATAAAGCAGAACTTTTTCTGGATACTCAAAAAGAATCCATCATCTTAGAAAGAAAATCAGAAGGTGATTCCTGGACTAAAGACGATTATCAGTTAATTCCCTGGAAAGGTTATGTTCTGAAAAAAGGAGATAAAATTATTTATACAGGAGAATAGAGTTTAAAAATCTATAGTTTTTAAATAAAAAAAAAGACCTAAAGGTGTAAGAAATACTTCTCTCATCTTTAGGTCTTTTTTATAATCTTCCGGAATAAATTGGAAGATTTATATTTATGATTAAACGATTTTTTTAATAAAATCAGAAGTAACAACCTGAGCAAATTCTTCATTTAAACTTGCTAAAGCAGTTTGGTGAATTATTTCAGCAGAAAAATTCTCTCCATTTATACCTTTTTTATCAAAAGTTGCTGTTGCATCAGAAATTAAATAAGTAGTATAGCCATAATTTCCTGCCATTCTAGTGGTCGTAGAAACGCAATGATCTGTTGTTAATCCTACAATGACAACAGTTGTGATTTTTGCATCATCAAGTTGTTCTTTTAGATTTGTTCCGATAAAAGCACTATTTACATTCTTTTTGATGATGGTTTCAAATTCAAGTGGTTTTACGATATCCTGAAATTCATTTCCCGGATTTGTTTCGTTTAAAATTGAATTTGGATTAGAAGAACAATGTTGAATATGAAAAACAGGCAATTTTTTAGTTCTCCAAATTTCAAGAAGTTCTCCGGCCTTTTGTTCTGCATTTATATTATTTCGCTCTT
This genomic interval carries:
- a CDS encoding glycoside hydrolase family 16 protein, translating into MQKVIVLLLITSLGFAQEVKRKLVWEENFNKKEVNESDWNFEIGDGCPNLCGFGNNERQIYTKTNHEFKDGNLVIEARKEGDKYTSTKITTKGKKEFLYGRIEARAKLPIGHGLWPAFWMLGANIDAVKWPKAGEIDILEYIGRDPHMVYTTLHTQDSHGNTINTKRTPFPAIEEGYHVYAIEWTKDKIDFFVDKTLVYTFNPQVKNEDTWPFDKPFYIILNLAIGGNFGGPEVDDKVLPQKYYIDYVRVYQ
- a CDS encoding sigma-70 family RNA polymerase sigma factor produces the protein MADLHIPDALLVKNYVEGNESALGTLIKRHESKIYGFIYSKIADRDISNDIFQDTFIKVIKTLKSNSYNEEGKFLPWVMRISHNLIVDHFRKTKKMPMYRETEEFSIFSIMSDDSLTIEGKMIVDQVEIDLKKLIEELPDDQKEVLVMRMYQDMSFKEISELTDVSINTALGRMRYALMNLRKIIDKHQIILTN
- a CDS encoding tetratricopeptide repeat protein — its product is MKNNLMMLSCLLLINIGAFAQKDQVKEAQSLFDKGNSQDALAILTKTEYLILNASDEDKSDFYFLKGNVLKDLAVKNIDAANNFTLASQSYQDVFLYENESGKFKFTVKANNALKQMKSSLVNGAMADFNAGKFKESAEKSYKVYLFDKKDTLNLYNAAASSVNAKDYDSATKYYEALKKINFSGKALLYLAFNKKTKEEDIFISPKARESAILQGLYEKPRTEAVPSKKLEVNSNLAYCYMERKDYAKAESTYNYVLELDPNYIDAYINMAYLKLQMKKDLADEIATLGTSAAEMQKYDKLNARKDDVARSAIPYLKKVLSIEPKNADATKTLLGVYRSLDMTNEYNTLKSSM
- the nth gene encoding endonuclease III, whose translation is MNKEARVTFVINTLKELYPTIPVPLDHKDPYTLLIAVLLSAQCTDVRVNQITPLLFAKADNPYDMIKMSVEEIKEIIRPCGLSPMKSKGIHGLSHILIDKHNGEVPQSFEALEELPAVGHKTASVVMSQAFGVPAFPVDTHIHRLMYRWNLSNGKNVTQTEKDAKRLFPRELWNDLHLQIIWYGREYSPARGWSLDKDIITKTIGKKSIIEEATKK
- the bcp gene encoding thioredoxin-dependent thiol peroxidase, with amino-acid sequence MTTLKAGDKAPNFSGIDQEGKTHKLADYAGKKLVVFFYPKASTPGCTAEACDLRDNFERFKANNYELLGVSADSQKAQEKFKDKYELPFPLLADEDKSVINAFGVWGPKKFMGKEYDGIHRTTFVINENGIIDEVIEKVKTKEHAAQILK
- a CDS encoding TonB-dependent receptor, producing MGTEIKLKGDKVIEQIPSIKDKALRINLNENIYGTFAEIGAGQETVRHFFRSGGSSGTIAKAMSAYDKDFSDAIYGIESDGRYVTEERLKKMLTLEGQIIEERLSREKHPTKLFFSYANTVATIDFAKQFKGHGWVGIRYQIEPDEAYNEIILHIRFKETDARLQQETLGILGVNLIYGAFYKYNDPKRLLRYLYDHLDKDQLEIDTINFSGPRFADVDNRLMSLQLVKNGMTDAVMFNPEGKNILPAAILYKKNLLALRGSFRPVTKVNMDMYEKSLKMFLEENKVEKDNTLVVFEITLSNLRSDGEIDERDFMDRAELLCSLGQTVMISNFQEYYKVVEYFANYTKARMGLAMGVNNLVDIFDEKYYRHLSGGILEAFGKLFYRDMKVFLYPMLDDNGVLMNSTNLKVHPRMKELYKFFKFNGKVVDIADYDPHNLEVFSREVLKMINQGKTGWEHMLPSGIAEIIKEHHLFGYHPQKELEQNT
- a CDS encoding MBL fold metallo-hydrolase codes for the protein MKVYFLGTGTSQGIPIIGVDHPVCKSTDAKDKRLRVAIWITWNEHSYVIDCGPDFRQQMLSCGCRHLDAILFTHEHADHTAGLDDIRPFNFRQGEIPVYAHQRVIDNLKRRFDYVFETVNKYPGAPSVKTIEVVNNEPFAVGDKMAIPINVMHGDLQVFGYRIDDFAYLTDVKTIAEDEVKKLKGLKVLVVNALRVEPHDTHFNLQEALDFINLVQPEIAYLTHISHVLGFHEEVQKQLPKNVFLAYDNLEITI
- a CDS encoding cysteine hydrolase family protein, translating into MNVSKLDNPALILIDIQKGFNDILYWGEERNNINAEQKAGELLEIWRTKKLPVFHIQHCSSNPNSILNETNPGNEFQDIVKPLEFETIIKKNVNSAFIGTNLKEQLDDAKITTVVIVGLTTDHCVSTTTRMAGNYGYTTYLISDATATFDKKGINGENFSAEIIHQTALASLNEEFAQVVTSDFIKKIV